A genome region from Streptomyces antimycoticus includes the following:
- a CDS encoding SDR family oxidoreductase, whose amino-acid sequence MVSVACDLSGRVAVVTGGTRGVGAGIARAFLEAGAEVVVCARRTPDATVEADGRTARFLPVDLRDPEAVRELFARVAADHGRLDSLVNNAGGTPFRTLGNGGPERHARVIELNLLAPLTASLAAYEVMGRQAAGGSITMIGSVSGTRPSPGTAAYGAAKAGLESLARSMAVEWAPTIRINTLVLGMVRTELTPLHYGDEAGVAAVGRTVPLGRLAEPSEVGDACVFLASDRAAYISGASLLVHGGGERPAFLDAATANKET is encoded by the coding sequence ATGGTGAGCGTGGCTTGCGACCTGTCGGGCCGGGTCGCCGTAGTGACCGGCGGCACCCGGGGCGTGGGCGCGGGGATCGCGCGGGCCTTCCTCGAAGCGGGCGCCGAGGTCGTGGTCTGCGCGCGCAGAACCCCGGACGCGACGGTGGAGGCGGATGGCCGCACGGCCCGATTCCTCCCCGTCGACCTGCGCGATCCGGAAGCCGTGAGGGAACTTTTCGCCCGGGTGGCCGCCGACCACGGACGGCTGGACAGCCTCGTCAACAACGCCGGGGGCACCCCGTTCCGGACACTGGGCAACGGCGGGCCCGAGCGGCACGCCCGGGTGATCGAGCTGAACCTGCTCGCCCCGCTGACCGCCTCCCTGGCCGCGTACGAGGTGATGGGCCGCCAGGCGGCAGGCGGTTCGATCACCATGATCGGCAGCGTCAGCGGCACCCGCCCCTCCCCGGGCACCGCCGCCTACGGCGCAGCCAAAGCGGGACTGGAGAGCCTCGCCCGCTCCATGGCCGTGGAGTGGGCACCGACCATACGGATCAACACGCTCGTCCTCGGCATGGTCCGCACCGAACTCACCCCTCTGCACTACGGAGACGAGGCGGGCGTCGCCGCCGTCGGCCGCACCGTGCCGCTCGGACGCCTCGCGGAGCCTTCCGAGGTCGGCGACGCCTGCGTCTTCCTCGCCTCGGACCGCGCCGCGTACATCTCCGGCGCGAGCCTGCTCGTCCACGGCGGCGGGGAACGCCCCGCCTTCCTCGACGCCGCCACAGCCAACAAGGAGACTTGA
- a CDS encoding SDR family NAD(P)-dependent oxidoreductase, with translation MRRRVPAEEEDPLDVASDSSHREAVERVLEITGANLSAVLHNAGQTTTGFFEDLSGEPCRHILETHLIGAMDLTRRLLPALRNNGSGRIEVISSNVVNVPHPTFSVCAAATWALEGSCEAQVLYPVTVVAQRRCRSRGGERCSMLAGTPL, from the coding sequence GTGAGGCGGCGCGTCCCGGCTGAAGAGGAAGACCCGCTTGATGTGGCCTCCGACTCTTCACACCGGGAGGCGGTCGAGCGGGTTCTCGAGATCACCGGCGCAAATCTGAGCGCGGTGCTGCACAACGCGGGCCAAACCACGACGGGGTTCTTCGAGGACCTGTCCGGCGAGCCATGTCGGCACATCCTCGAAACGCATCTGATAGGCGCGATGGATCTCACCCGCCGCCTCCTGCCCGCCCTGAGGAACAACGGATCCGGGCGGATCGAGGTGATCTCCAGCAACGTGGTCAACGTTCCGCATCCGACGTTCTCGGTCTGCGCGGCGGCGACGTGGGCGCTGGAAGGCTCGTGCGAGGCCCAGGTTCTGTATCCAGTGACTGTTGTTGCACAACGTCGTTGTCGTTCTCGTGGGGGAGAACGGTGCTCGATGTTGGCAGGTACACCGCTATGA
- a CDS encoding enoyl-CoA hydratase family protein, with amino-acid sequence MGVSTSETEKGVAVVTVDFPPVNALPVRGWYDLADAIRVTGRDPGVRCVVLTAVGRGFNAGVDIKEMQRDDGHGALIGANRGCFEAFAAVYECEVPVIAAVQGFCLGGGIGLAGNADAIVASEDAVFGLPELDRGALGAATHLARLVPQHLMRALYYTSRTATAEELHRHGSVWKVVPRAELRSAARELAREIAAKDGYLLRLAKAAINGIDPVDVRRSYRFEQGFTFEANLSGVADRVRAAFGADEDRGEEGQS; translated from the coding sequence ATGGGTGTCTCCACCTCCGAGACGGAAAAGGGCGTCGCCGTTGTCACCGTCGACTTTCCGCCCGTCAACGCCCTGCCCGTGCGGGGCTGGTACGACCTGGCCGACGCGATACGTGTGACGGGCCGGGACCCCGGCGTGCGGTGCGTCGTGCTCACCGCCGTTGGACGCGGATTCAACGCGGGCGTCGACATCAAGGAAATGCAGCGCGACGACGGCCACGGTGCCCTGATCGGAGCCAACCGCGGCTGCTTCGAGGCGTTCGCCGCGGTGTACGAGTGCGAAGTCCCGGTCATCGCGGCCGTACAGGGCTTCTGCCTCGGTGGCGGCATCGGACTGGCGGGCAACGCCGACGCGATCGTGGCGAGCGAGGACGCGGTCTTCGGGTTGCCGGAACTGGACCGGGGCGCGCTGGGGGCCGCGACCCATCTGGCACGGCTGGTCCCCCAGCATCTGATGCGCGCCCTCTACTACACCTCGCGCACCGCCACCGCCGAGGAGCTTCATCGGCACGGCTCGGTGTGGAAGGTCGTCCCGCGCGCGGAGTTGCGGAGTGCGGCCCGGGAACTGGCCCGGGAGATCGCCGCCAAGGACGGATATCTGCTGCGGCTGGCCAAAGCCGCCATCAACGGCATCGACCCCGTGGACGTCCGGCGCAGCTACCGCTTCGAGCAGGGCTTCACCTTCGAGGCGAACCTCAGCGGGGTCGCCGACCGGGTCCGCGCCGCCTTCGGCGCGGACGAGGACAGAGGCGAGGAGGGGCAGTCTTGA
- a CDS encoding CoA-transferase subunit beta, with protein sequence MSERVTRAECCVVACAEAWRGDGEILASPMGIVPTIGARLAKLTFSPDLLLTDGEALLIGDVPAVGSGSQVTEGWLPYRRHLAMVAGGRRHVMMGASQLDRYGNQNISCVGDWAKPRRQLLGVRGAPINTLNNPTSYWVPRHSPRVFVERVDMVSGVGYDRAAAAEPVTTRFHEIRRVLTDLAVLDFATPDRSLRLCSVHPGVTVHQVREATGFPLTVPDEVPYTRMPSAEELRLIREVLDPKELRDREVRA encoded by the coding sequence ATGAGCGAGCGCGTGACCCGGGCCGAATGCTGTGTGGTGGCCTGCGCCGAGGCGTGGCGCGGCGACGGGGAGATCCTGGCGAGCCCGATGGGCATCGTGCCCACGATCGGTGCGCGGCTGGCGAAGCTCACCTTCTCCCCCGACCTGCTGCTGACCGATGGTGAGGCGCTGCTGATCGGCGACGTCCCGGCGGTGGGCAGCGGTTCCCAGGTGACCGAGGGCTGGCTGCCGTACCGTCGGCACCTGGCGATGGTCGCCGGCGGGCGGCGCCACGTCATGATGGGCGCCAGCCAGCTCGACCGGTACGGCAACCAGAACATCTCGTGCGTCGGCGACTGGGCAAAGCCACGACGGCAGCTCCTCGGCGTACGCGGGGCCCCCATCAACACGCTCAACAACCCGACGAGTTACTGGGTCCCCCGGCACTCGCCACGCGTCTTCGTCGAGCGGGTGGACATGGTCTCGGGGGTCGGCTACGACCGGGCGGCGGCCGCCGAGCCCGTGACGACGCGCTTCCACGAGATCCGCCGTGTCCTCACCGATCTGGCGGTGCTGGACTTCGCCACGCCCGACCGCTCCCTGCGGCTGTGCTCCGTGCATCCCGGCGTCACAGTGCACCAGGTGCGAGAGGCCACCGGTTTCCCGCTGACCGTCCCGGACGAGGTGCCGTACACCCGTATGCCGTCGGCGGAGGAACTGCGCCTGATCCGGGAGGTCCTCGACCCGAAGGAGCTGCGCGACCGCGAGGTGAGGGCATGA
- a CDS encoding CoA transferase subunit A, with the protein MTADEVVARLETGMTIGIGGWGSRRKPMALIRALLRSDIADLTVVSYGGPDVGLLAAAGKIRKLIAAFVTLDSIPLEPHFRSARERGAFEMTELDEAMFMWGLTAAGHRLPFIPIRAGLGSDVMRVNPQLRTVRSPYGDGEELVAVPALRLDAALVHLNRADARGNGQYLGPDPYFDDLFCEAADQAYLSCERIVDSAELQAEHGPQTLLVSRAYINGVVEAPGGAHFTSCAPDYDRDEAFQRAYAQAATAPEEWRRFTEQFLSGDEDTYQAAVAAFAKEAT; encoded by the coding sequence ATGACCGCCGATGAGGTCGTCGCCCGCTTGGAGACCGGCATGACGATCGGCATCGGCGGCTGGGGATCGCGGCGCAAACCCATGGCTCTCATACGGGCCCTCCTGCGCTCGGACATCGCCGATCTGACCGTTGTCTCCTATGGCGGCCCGGACGTCGGCCTGCTGGCCGCTGCCGGGAAAATCCGCAAGCTGATCGCGGCGTTCGTCACGCTCGACTCCATACCCCTCGAGCCGCACTTCCGCTCCGCCCGGGAGCGGGGTGCGTTCGAGATGACGGAGCTGGACGAGGCGATGTTCATGTGGGGGCTGACCGCGGCCGGGCACCGTCTGCCGTTCATTCCGATCCGGGCGGGCCTCGGCTCGGATGTGATGAGGGTCAACCCGCAGCTGCGCACGGTGCGCTCCCCGTACGGCGACGGCGAGGAACTCGTCGCCGTCCCGGCACTGCGCCTGGATGCCGCGCTCGTCCACCTCAACCGGGCCGACGCGCGGGGCAACGGCCAGTACCTCGGGCCCGATCCCTACTTCGACGACCTGTTCTGCGAGGCCGCGGACCAGGCGTATCTCTCCTGTGAACGGATTGTGGACAGCGCGGAGTTGCAAGCGGAACACGGCCCCCAGACCCTGCTGGTCTCCCGGGCGTACATCAACGGAGTGGTCGAGGCTCCGGGCGGCGCGCACTTCACCTCATGCGCCCCTGACTACGACCGCGACGAGGCTTTCCAGCGAGCCTACGCACAAGCCGCCACCGCTCCCGAGGAGTGGCGACGTTTCACCGAGCAGTTCCTGTCAGGAGACGAGGACACCTATCAGGCCGCCGTCGCGGCGTTCGCCAAGGAGGCCACATGA
- a CDS encoding SDR family NAD(P)-dependent oxidoreductase translates to MRDFDGRPGAAVIAGATGGIGAAITRMLAGRGSHVALTYRKNAQAGAALVAEAEATGVRAAAWPLDLSDADATARFLDEAADRFDGIHTLVYAAGPHVPMVHLSRVTPDRFRQQIEADAIAFFNLVRPALPRLRATRGGIVAVTTAATRRFPVRDGLSAGPKGAVEALVRGFAAEEGRFGVRANCVGPGMLLDGMAARLIGSGDLDERAMEVARGNIPLRRFGSASDIAEAVCFLASDRAGFISGQMLDVDGGYGV, encoded by the coding sequence ATGCGGGACTTCGACGGTCGACCGGGTGCGGCCGTGATCGCTGGTGCCACGGGTGGCATCGGAGCCGCCATCACCCGCATGCTGGCCGGGCGCGGCAGCCATGTGGCACTGACGTACCGGAAGAACGCCCAGGCCGGGGCTGCCCTGGTCGCGGAGGCCGAGGCGACGGGCGTCCGAGCGGCCGCCTGGCCGCTGGACCTGTCGGACGCCGACGCGACGGCGCGCTTTCTGGACGAGGCCGCGGACCGCTTCGACGGCATCCACACGCTCGTCTACGCGGCTGGTCCGCATGTGCCCATGGTGCATCTGAGCCGGGTGACGCCGGACCGGTTCCGGCAGCAGATCGAGGCGGACGCGATCGCCTTCTTCAACCTGGTGCGGCCGGCCCTGCCGCGGCTGCGCGCGACCAGGGGCGGCATCGTCGCGGTCACCACGGCCGCCACCCGTCGATTCCCGGTCCGGGACGGCCTTTCCGCCGGGCCGAAGGGGGCCGTTGAAGCGCTGGTACGGGGATTCGCCGCGGAGGAGGGCCGGTTCGGGGTGCGTGCCAACTGTGTGGGCCCCGGAATGCTGCTCGACGGAATGGCCGCCCGGCTGATCGGTTCGGGCGACCTGGACGAACGGGCCATGGAGGTCGCCCGCGGCAACATCCCCCTGCGGCGGTTCGGATCCGCGAGCGACATCGCCGAGGCTGTGTGCTTCCTGGCCTCCGACCGAGCCGGTTTCATCTCCGGTCAGATGCTCGACGTCGACGGAGGTTACGGGGTGTGA
- a CDS encoding SDR family oxidoreductase translates to MTGICSGRVAVVTGAGRGLGRAHALALAAEGAKVVVNDLGVGLDGAAETDGPAQRVVDEIRALGGEAVAHGGDIATTDGAASLVTTALEAFGRLDTLVNNAGFLRDRMLVNLDEDDWDAVMRVHLKGHFLPLKHAAEHWRAEAKGGRTPQARVVTTSSGAGLLGSVGQGNYSAAKAGIIGLTLVAAAEMGRYGIQVNAIAPAARTRMTEHTFAETMAAPGEGGFDAMAPENVSPLVVWLGSAASTGVTGRVFEVEGGRITVMEGWRPGPTADKGARWSPAEAGGAALGLLAASETPRPVYGTR, encoded by the coding sequence ATGACCGGAATCTGCTCCGGACGCGTCGCGGTCGTCACCGGGGCCGGCCGCGGACTCGGCCGGGCCCACGCCCTCGCGCTCGCCGCCGAGGGAGCGAAGGTGGTGGTCAACGATCTCGGTGTGGGACTGGACGGCGCCGCGGAGACGGACGGTCCGGCCCAGCGGGTCGTGGACGAGATCAGGGCCCTGGGCGGTGAGGCGGTCGCACATGGCGGTGACATCGCGACGACCGACGGCGCCGCCTCGCTGGTCACGACCGCCCTGGAGGCATTCGGGCGGCTCGACACCCTGGTCAACAACGCCGGGTTCCTCCGCGACCGGATGCTCGTCAATCTGGACGAGGACGACTGGGACGCCGTCATGCGGGTCCACCTCAAGGGCCACTTCCTGCCGCTCAAACACGCCGCCGAACACTGGCGCGCCGAGGCGAAGGGCGGCCGGACGCCCCAGGCGCGGGTCGTCACCACCAGCTCGGGCGCCGGCCTGCTCGGCAGTGTCGGTCAGGGCAACTACTCCGCCGCGAAGGCCGGAATCATCGGCCTCACGCTCGTCGCCGCCGCCGAGATGGGCCGGTACGGCATACAGGTCAACGCCATCGCCCCGGCCGCGCGCACCCGCATGACCGAGCACACCTTCGCCGAGACGATGGCGGCGCCGGGCGAGGGCGGATTCGACGCGATGGCCCCGGAGAACGTCTCCCCGCTGGTCGTCTGGCTGGGCTCAGCCGCCTCCACAGGGGTCACCGGACGTGTCTTCGAGGTGGAGGGCGGCCGGATCACCGTCATGGAGGGCTGGCGGCCCGGACCGACCGCCGACAAAGGGGCCCGATGGAGTCCGGCGGAGGCGGGCGGGGCGGCGCTGGGGCTGCTCGCCGCCTCGGAAACCCCACGGCCGGTCTATGGCACCCGATGA
- a CDS encoding NAD(P)H-dependent flavin oxidoreductase — MNGVTIATPLTKLVGVRHPIVQTGMGWVAGPRLVSATANAGALGILASATMTPDQLRAAVREVRSRTDAPFGVNLRADAGDAAERVRIIVEEGVRVASFALAPSRELIARLKDAGVIVIPSIGARRHAEKVAAWGADAVLVQGGEGGGHTGNVATTVLLPQVVDAVDLPVVAAGGFFEGRGLVAALAYGAAGVAMGTRFLLTSDSTVPRAVQARYLQASVQDVTVTTKVDGLPHRMLRSELVDTLERSGRTAALLRAVRHAASFRKLSGLSWARMVRDGLAMKHGKELTWSQVLLAANTPMLLRASMVDGRTDLGVMASGQVAGLIEDLPSCAELVERIMAEAHTALGRLPQAT, encoded by the coding sequence ATGAACGGTGTCACGATCGCGACGCCACTGACCAAGCTGGTCGGGGTCCGCCATCCCATCGTCCAGACGGGCATGGGCTGGGTGGCCGGGCCCCGGCTCGTCTCGGCCACGGCGAACGCCGGTGCGCTGGGCATCCTCGCCTCGGCGACGATGACACCGGATCAGCTGCGGGCGGCGGTCCGCGAGGTCAGATCTCGTACGGACGCGCCGTTCGGGGTCAACCTGCGGGCGGACGCGGGGGACGCGGCCGAGCGGGTACGGATCATCGTGGAGGAGGGCGTGCGGGTCGCCTCGTTCGCCCTCGCCCCCTCCCGCGAGCTGATCGCCCGGCTCAAGGACGCCGGAGTCATCGTGATCCCGTCCATCGGCGCGCGCCGGCACGCGGAGAAGGTCGCCGCCTGGGGCGCGGACGCGGTGCTCGTCCAGGGCGGCGAGGGCGGTGGCCACACCGGGAACGTCGCCACCACCGTGCTGCTGCCCCAGGTCGTGGACGCCGTGGACCTCCCCGTCGTCGCCGCGGGCGGCTTCTTCGAGGGCCGTGGCCTGGTCGCGGCGCTCGCCTACGGGGCGGCGGGGGTGGCGATGGGCACCCGATTCCTGCTGACGTCGGACAGCACCGTCCCACGCGCCGTGCAGGCCCGCTATCTCCAAGCCTCGGTCCAGGACGTCACGGTCACCACGAAGGTGGACGGACTCCCCCACCGGATGCTGCGCAGCGAACTGGTCGACACCCTGGAGCGTTCCGGCCGGACGGCGGCGCTGCTGCGCGCCGTGCGCCACGCCGCGTCCTTCAGGAAGCTGTCCGGCCTGAGCTGGGCGCGGATGGTCCGTGACGGTCTGGCCATGAAGCACGGCAAGGAGCTCACCTGGAGTCAGGTCCTGCTGGCCGCCAACACCCCGATGCTGCTGCGGGCCTCCATGGTCGACGGCCGCACGGACCTCGGAGTGATGGCGTCGGGACAGGTCGCGGGCCTCATCGAAGACCTGCCGTCATGCGCGGAGTTGGTCGAGAGGATCATGGCTGAGGCGCATACCGCGCTGGGACGCCTGCCCCAGGCCACCTGA
- a CDS encoding site-specific integrase: MLHNVVVVLVGENGARCWQVHRYDIGLSFDGLDELLPGVGAGLAARARTLGVRDGQRFLIGPDGRPDLRVNACLGSAKWRNLAERTYRDYTYSVGVWLNYLLRVQVNWWDAAEDDAEEFLFRRVTDPADAERVQTNSFTRDLAGLKKFYRWMSRHRVANPFDDFDAPRAIRSEDVKWLDARGYKRWLDLGIRGMDLSRRPDRWWRGRNEQRDVAFCDGLYGTGLRVSEWASVVFP; this comes from the coding sequence TTGTTGCACAACGTCGTTGTCGTTCTCGTGGGGGAGAACGGTGCTCGATGTTGGCAGGTACACCGCTATGACATCGGCCTGTCCTTCGACGGGCTCGATGAGCTGCTGCCCGGCGTCGGAGCGGGTCTGGCGGCACGGGCCCGGACCTTGGGTGTACGGGACGGACAGCGGTTCCTGATCGGGCCGGACGGTCGGCCGGACCTTCGGGTCAACGCCTGCCTGGGGTCGGCGAAGTGGCGCAACCTCGCCGAGCGGACGTACAGGGACTACACGTACTCGGTCGGGGTGTGGTTGAACTACCTACTGCGGGTGCAGGTCAACTGGTGGGATGCGGCCGAGGACGACGCGGAGGAGTTCCTGTTCCGGAGGGTGACCGACCCGGCGGACGCCGAGCGGGTGCAGACGAACTCATTCACCCGCGACCTCGCGGGACTGAAGAAGTTCTACCGCTGGATGAGCCGCCACCGCGTCGCGAACCCCTTCGACGACTTCGATGCTCCGCGGGCGATCCGCAGCGAGGACGTCAAGTGGCTCGACGCCCGCGGCTACAAGCGGTGGCTGGACCTGGGCATTCGCGGCATGGATCTGTCCAGGCGCCCGGACCGGTGGTGGCGGGGTCGCAACGAACAGCGCGATGTGGCGTTCTGCGACGGCCTCTACGGCACCGGTCTGCGGGTGTCGGAGTGGGCGAGCGTGGTGTTTCCGTAG